The following are encoded together in the Poseidonibacter lekithochrous genome:
- a CDS encoding AraC family transcriptional regulator yields MQSHLKMIQDLVDKIEEDVAYDVNIKKLAHINNMSPWHFQRLFKSIVGDTLGNYTRGRRLSLSANMLLETELSIIDIAFNVGFTSHESFSRSFKNYFKHSPKDFRNIKPLVLINKKPLLSNELLEHITEGMHQEPEIINKDEQIIVGMQLEIPSPFSTRDNICEYVAPYWFKLFEEEKNIENRIIQTYYALNISPSGNFTEEKINYIAAAPVSTLENTPEGMSTYTIPKQKVAIFNISTDIDSETAKKTIDYIYGYWLPNSKYKRGIGNDYELFENVIDFSDGSFSTKYVIPITE; encoded by the coding sequence ATGCAAAGTCATTTAAAAATGATACAAGATTTAGTAGACAAAATAGAAGAAGATGTGGCATATGATGTAAATATTAAGAAACTAGCACACATAAATAATATGTCACCTTGGCACTTTCAAAGATTGTTTAAAAGTATTGTAGGGGATACATTAGGAAATTACACAAGAGGAAGAAGATTATCTTTATCTGCGAATATGTTATTAGAAACAGAATTAAGTATTATTGATATTGCTTTTAATGTTGGCTTTACTTCTCATGAATCTTTTTCAAGATCGTTCAAAAATTATTTTAAACATTCACCTAAAGATTTTAGAAATATAAAACCCTTAGTATTAATAAACAAAAAACCTTTATTAAGTAATGAATTATTAGAACATATAACAGAAGGTATGCATCAAGAACCAGAAATTATAAATAAAGATGAACAAATTATAGTTGGTATGCAATTGGAAATACCATCACCTTTTTCAACAAGAGATAATATTTGTGAGTATGTTGCTCCTTATTGGTTTAAATTATTTGAGGAAGAAAAGAATATAGAAAATAGAATAATACAAACATACTACGCTCTAAATATAAGTCCCTCTGGTAACTTCACTGAAGAAAAAATAAATTATATTGCAGCAGCTCCGGTAAGCACTTTAGAAAATACTCCTGAGGGAATGAGTACTTATACAATTCCAAAACAAAAAGTTGCAATTTTTAATATATCTACAGATATTGATTCTGAAACTGCAAAGAAGACTATTGATTATATTTATGGTTACTGGCTTCCTAATTCAAAGTATAAACGAGGAATAGGTAATGACTATGAGTTATTTGAAAATGTAATAGATTTTAGTGATGGATCTTTCTCTACTAAATATGTAATACCCATTACTGAATAA
- a CDS encoding NAD(P)-dependent oxidoreductase has product MNILLLGATGATGKLVLKELINNDYNISIVVRNKEKIEADILNNKNIEIIESNILDMSENELKNLIKTSDVFISCLGHNISFKGIFGEPKKLVSDSLKKICKLVERENIKPIKFILMNTSGNINHDENEKVSFFHKVLLFIIRTLVPPHLDNEMAANYLRLDIGQKNDLIQWVVVRPDSLINEDKVSKYSLYSSPTRSALLDAGQTSRINVASFMCELIKNNSLWNTWKGKMPVIYNIN; this is encoded by the coding sequence ATGAATATTTTATTACTAGGAGCCACAGGAGCTACTGGAAAACTTGTTTTAAAAGAGTTGATAAACAATGACTACAACATAAGTATAGTAGTGAGAAATAAAGAAAAAATAGAAGCAGATATATTAAATAATAAGAATATAGAAATTATTGAAAGTAATATTTTAGATATGTCAGAAAACGAACTAAAAAATTTAATTAAAACTTCTGATGTTTTTATTTCATGTTTAGGGCATAACATCAGTTTCAAAGGCATATTTGGAGAACCCAAAAAGCTTGTTAGTGATTCACTTAAAAAAATATGTAAACTCGTAGAAAGAGAAAATATAAAACCTATAAAATTTATACTTATGAATACTAGTGGAAATATTAATCATGATGAAAATGAGAAAGTATCATTTTTTCATAAAGTTTTACTTTTTATTATTCGTACTTTAGTTCCTCCTCATTTAGATAATGAAATGGCAGCAAATTATTTAAGACTTGATATTGGGCAAAAAAATGATTTAATACAATGGGTTGTAGTAAGACCAGATAGTTTGATAAATGAAGATAAAGTAAGTAAATATTCTTTGTACTCTTCACCAACAAGAAGTGCATTATTAGATGCTGGGCAAACAAGTAGAATAAATGTAGCTAGCTTTATGTGTGAACTTATTAAGAATAATTCTCTATGGAATACATGGAAAGGTAAGATGCCAGTAATTTATAACATAAACTAA
- a CDS encoding flagellin: MEIGNNSQLNNNIYSNANQALNRIATGLEINQASDDPSGLSILNNLQVQSSGLTQAIENSNSAVALTQIADSALSRQSTILDDVKEKLLQASTDTTNQQGREAILQDIQGQLRQLNDVASQTNYNGQTFLQNASDDSSASQTLQFQTSTESGNPIETTSVQSNTEGLDLEGLLNQDPATFDSASARSFLENVDNAINTVSNNRSEFAAVQNQLDSSTRNLFSQRDSTLNAASVFETNFAAETANFSKQNILAQVGAFGAAQSNNINQSIVTRLLS, encoded by the coding sequence ATGGAAATAGGTAACAACTCTCAACTAAATAATAATATTTATTCTAATGCAAATCAAGCATTAAATAGAATTGCCACAGGGCTTGAAATAAATCAAGCTAGTGATGACCCTTCTGGATTATCAATTCTCAACAATCTACAAGTACAAAGTAGTGGTCTTACCCAAGCAATTGAAAATTCTAATTCAGCAGTAGCTCTTACTCAAATTGCAGACTCAGCATTATCGAGACAATCTACAATATTAGATGATGTAAAAGAAAAACTATTACAAGCTTCCACAGATACAACAAATCAACAAGGAAGAGAAGCAATACTACAAGATATTCAAGGGCAACTAAGACAATTAAATGATGTTGCTAGTCAAACAAATTATAATGGTCAAACTTTTTTACAAAATGCATCTGATGATTCAAGTGCTAGTCAAACATTACAATTTCAAACTTCTACTGAAAGTGGAAATCCAATTGAAACAACAAGTGTTCAATCAAACACAGAAGGTCTAGATTTAGAAGGTTTATTAAACCAAGATCCAGCAACATTTGATTCAGCAAGTGCTAGATCATTTTTGGAAAATGTAGATAATGCAATAAATACAGTAAGTAATAATAGAAGTGAATTTGCAGCAGTACAAAACCAACTGGATAGTTCTACTAGAAATCTTTTTTCTCAAAGAGATTCTACTTTAAATGCAGCTTCAGTTTTTGAGACTAACTTTGCAGCAGAAACTGCAAACTTTTCAAAACAGAATATTTTAGCTCAAGTAGGAGCATTTGGGGCAGCACAGTCAAATAACATTAATCAATCAATTGTTACAAGACTATTGTCATAA
- a CDS encoding glycine zipper 2TM domain-containing protein — translation MKKFLILILIISSFAFAKERRSYTYAYVNHSELIYQYKYDRVYEECEENYYETDYREENNFNGIGLDTIVGATLGVAIGNQIGRGNGRDVARVAGGLLGATIANNTRHERYGASKRHYRNQHNQCENNYTQRKRRVLSGYKNYFTYDNREYFKITKRPKNKIRITKTISF, via the coding sequence ATGAAAAAATTTTTAATCTTAATTTTAATTATCTCCTCTTTTGCTTTTGCTAAAGAGAGAAGATCTTATACGTATGCCTATGTTAACCATAGTGAGCTAATATATCAATACAAATATGATAGAGTTTATGAAGAGTGTGAAGAAAACTATTATGAGACTGATTATAGGGAAGAAAACAATTTTAATGGTATTGGATTAGATACTATTGTTGGTGCTACCTTAGGTGTTGCTATTGGTAATCAAATAGGTAGAGGTAATGGTAGAGATGTTGCTAGAGTTGCTGGTGGTTTATTAGGTGCCACTATTGCTAATAATACTAGACATGAAAGATATGGTGCTTCAAAAAGACACTATAGAAATCAACATAATCAATGTGAAAATAACTATACTCAAAGAAAAAGAAGAGTTTTATCAGGTTATAAAAATTACTTTACTTATGATAATAGAGAGTACTTTAAAATTACAAAAAGACCTAAAAATAAAATAAGAATTACTAAAACTATTAGTTTCTAA
- a CDS encoding sensor histidine kinase, translating into MLVLKSLDIDLTKSETRTLLGFGFLYSFLILVIIGVVSFIYYTFQKDLMLQEKRQVLQEYSNNLVFRLKDLHVNFDKYKYYPRDENFNSAIFDSDKKQIFSTLKSNKINFDEVAYISKNKIHFIEKPESYYLGAKYIIVEVPDDGLWYIKVRGEIITFSFAAFIFMMFIGYFISKLFLKPMRDALHLLDRFIKDTTHELNTPISAIIANVEMIDKDSLDEKTARKVNRIDIGAKTISNIYEDLTFLTLNNKIISENKKLDLSSIVKQRVEYFESLATIKKINFILDVEDNITFICDTKKFSKLLDNLISNAIKYNKIGGTISVSLKDKLMVVEDTGKGMSKENLDNLFERYTRFDKSVGGFGIGLNIVSLIAKEYKLKIDVSSELKVGTRIEVSW; encoded by the coding sequence TTGTTAGTCTTAAAAAGCTTGGATATAGATTTAACCAAGAGTGAAACTAGGACCTTATTAGGTTTTGGTTTTCTTTACTCTTTTTTAATTCTTGTAATCATTGGGGTTGTTTCTTTTATTTATTATACATTCCAAAAAGATTTAATGCTTCAAGAAAAAAGACAAGTTTTACAAGAGTATTCAAACAATTTGGTTTTTAGACTAAAAGACCTACATGTAAACTTTGATAAATACAAATACTACCCAAGAGATGAAAACTTTAATTCAGCTATTTTTGATAGTGATAAAAAACAGATTTTCTCAACACTAAAATCAAATAAAATTAACTTTGATGAAGTTGCATATATAAGCAAAAACAAAATACATTTTATAGAAAAACCAGAATCATATTATTTAGGTGCAAAATATATTATTGTAGAAGTACCTGATGATGGACTTTGGTATATTAAAGTTAGAGGTGAAATAATCACTTTCTCTTTTGCTGCATTTATTTTTATGATGTTTATTGGATACTTTATTTCAAAACTATTTTTAAAACCCATGAGAGATGCTTTACATTTATTAGATAGATTTATTAAAGACACTACCCATGAATTAAATACTCCTATTTCTGCAATTATTGCAAATGTAGAGATGATAGATAAAGATTCCTTAGATGAAAAAACAGCAAGAAAGGTAAATAGAATAGATATTGGAGCAAAAACTATATCTAATATTTATGAGGATTTAACCTTTCTAACATTGAATAATAAAATCATTTCAGAAAATAAAAAATTAGATTTATCAAGTATTGTAAAACAAAGAGTAGAGTATTTTGAAAGTCTAGCAACTATCAAAAAAATAAACTTTATTTTAGATGTTGAAGATAATATAACTTTTATATGTGATACCAAAAAGTTCTCAAAACTATTGGATAATCTAATTTCAAATGCTATTAAATACAATAAAATAGGTGGAACTATTAGTGTTTCATTAAAAGATAAATTAATGGTTGTAGAAGATACTGGAAAAGGTATGAGTAAAGAAAACCTTGATAATTTATTTGAAAGATATACTAGATTTGATAAAAGTGTTGGTGGTTTTGGAATAGGTTTAAATATTGTATCTTTAATTGCAAAAGAGTACAAACTAAAAATTGATGTTAGTTCAGAATTAAAAGTAGGAACTAGAATAGAGGTATCATGGTAA
- a CDS encoding response regulator transcription factor, with the protein MKTKLLLLEDDLTLSETVVEYFEEQGFEVIASYDGDDALSAVYENNFDLLLLDVNVPGLNGFEVLKKLREEDNVVPAIFITSLNSMDSLEEGFSSGCDDYIRKPFELKELLIRVQTIIKREYSNKSEIIQIAENITFDSKANELKKDGEEVKLNLKELKLLKFFLQHKNELLVHDRIYDYVWEYDEEYSDNSLRTYIKNLRKILGKERIVSLKKLGYRFNQE; encoded by the coding sequence ATGAAAACAAAATTACTATTATTAGAAGATGACCTAACATTAAGTGAAACAGTAGTTGAATATTTTGAGGAGCAAGGCTTTGAAGTTATTGCTTCTTATGATGGTGATGATGCCCTAAGTGCTGTTTATGAAAATAACTTTGATTTACTTTTATTAGATGTTAATGTTCCTGGACTAAATGGTTTTGAAGTTCTAAAAAAACTAAGAGAAGAAGACAATGTAGTACCTGCTATTTTTATAACTTCACTTAATTCTATGGACTCACTAGAAGAGGGTTTTTCTAGTGGTTGTGATGATTATATTAGAAAACCTTTTGAGTTAAAAGAATTACTTATTAGAGTACAAACTATAATCAAAAGAGAATATTCAAACAAAAGCGAAATCATTCAAATAGCTGAAAATATTACTTTTGATTCAAAAGCAAATGAACTTAAAAAAGATGGGGAAGAAGTTAAACTGAATTTAAAAGAATTAAAACTATTAAAATTCTTTTTACAACACAAGAATGAACTTTTAGTTCATGATAGAATTTATGATTATGTTTGGGAATATGACGAAGAATATAGTGATAACTCATTAAGAACATATATCAAAAATCTTAGAAAAATATTAGGAAAAGAACGTATTGTTAGTCTTAAAAAGCTTGGATATAGATTTAACCAAGAGTGA
- a CDS encoding DUF1104 domain-containing protein: MKKILLIISFALTLVFAKVDYSEMSTQELIAIMGYVEPQNKRDFIRELRSRVPTMSNAEKKRYQNNLKKLR; this comes from the coding sequence ATGAAAAAAATATTATTAATAATTTCTTTTGCTTTAACTCTTGTTTTTGCTAAAGTTGACTATTCAGAAATGAGTACTCAAGAACTTATCGCTATTATGGGGTATGTAGAACCTCAAAATAAGAGAGATTTTATAAGAGAATTAAGATCAAGAGTTCCAACAATGAGTAATGCAGAGAAAAAACGATATCAAAATAATTTAAAAAAGTTAAGATAA
- a CDS encoding winged helix-turn-helix domain-containing protein, translating into MKELKHINLMYIYDSDNSEIMKSLENISTNIIKVESLEEANTLLKNKYIDIIISEKIILTEQLKYIREISPRTHIISFKNYIDNSSYFDAIKLEQIKYLNPTLINFTIFKEELKDIIKTLDSNRSNIIQLKDAFTYDKYNNTLLKNKKIISLSNKEDMFLDYIINNQDRAISYEELNSTLWEGDMTHNALRSVVKEVRKKTYKNLVKNISGVGYRIDL; encoded by the coding sequence ATGAAAGAATTAAAACATATTAACTTAATGTATATTTATGATTCTGATAATTCAGAAATTATGAAAAGCCTTGAAAATATCTCAACAAATATAATAAAAGTAGAAAGTTTAGAAGAAGCCAATACTTTATTAAAAAATAAGTATATTGATATAATTATCTCAGAGAAAATAATTCTTACAGAACAACTAAAATACATTAGAGAAATCTCACCTAGAACACATATTATTTCATTTAAAAACTATATTGATAACTCATCATATTTTGATGCAATTAAATTAGAACAAATCAAGTATTTAAATCCTACATTAATAAACTTTACAATATTCAAAGAGGAACTAAAAGACATTATCAAAACTTTAGATTCTAATAGAAGTAATATTATTCAGTTAAAAGATGCTTTTACTTATGATAAATACAATAATACTCTACTAAAAAATAAAAAGATAATCTCACTATCTAATAAAGAAGATATGTTCTTGGATTATATTATCAATAATCAAGACAGAGCAATATCTTACGAAGAACTTAACAGTACACTATGGGAAGGGGACATGACTCATAATGCTTTAAGATCTGTAGTAAAAGAAGTAAGAAAAAAGACTTACAAAAACCTAGTTAAAAACATATCTGGTGTAGGTTACAGAATAGATTTATAA
- a CDS encoding methyl-accepting chemotaxis protein, which yields MKNLSIKFKLLLLVISSISIISIILIIDSISSINKITNNNIKNFKENSFLTKEVELKNYTELAYNVIESFYKRANSNNEEELKQAAIKAVMNMKYGKDGYFWINDSKHVVIAHGSKASLKGRNLINLKDKNGVYVYQEIVRKANANTNGGLVEYAWPKPGEENASPKFAYVKNFKPWDFIVGTGAYVDNIDKSVTKMQDSASEEITSAILILTIITIIVAIIVSILFIVISNKIIVNPLQKFEVGLLDFFKFLNKETADAKELEVNSKDEIGTMSKIVNENIVKTKDLLIQDNHLMNDVKEVVSAVSQGYLDKRVENSTNNEALNELKELLNTMLSNLQSLVGLNINTLSDVLDSYANRDFTKTLDTATTGKIGSEIYNLHKIITLMLNENNKDGNILQTSSSELSINVTTLSQNATNQAASLEETAASIEEITGNIAQTNEKAQTMLKISSETKSASSNGKKLASDTASAMEDINDNVIAITEAISVIDQIAFQTNILSLNAAVEAATAGEAGKGFAVVAQEVRNLASRSAEAAKEIKVLVETATAKADHGKNISSNMIEGFTDLENKIFETNQLIDDVTNAAKEQTIGMAQISDAVNQLDQFTQQNAQIADKANQIAQRTDEIAKEVVENVQQYKFL from the coding sequence ATGAAAAACCTGTCTATAAAATTCAAATTACTACTCCTAGTAATTTCATCCATTTCTATAATTTCTATTATATTAATAATCGATTCAATTAGTTCAATTAATAAAATAACTAATAACAATATCAAGAACTTTAAGGAAAACTCTTTTCTTACAAAAGAAGTTGAGCTGAAGAACTATACTGAACTTGCATACAATGTAATAGAGTCATTTTATAAAAGAGCTAACTCTAATAATGAAGAAGAATTAAAACAAGCAGCAATTAAAGCTGTGATGAATATGAAATATGGGAAAGACGGTTATTTCTGGATTAATGATTCAAAGCATGTTGTAATTGCACATGGATCAAAAGCTTCACTAAAAGGTAGAAACCTTATAAACCTAAAAGATAAAAATGGTGTTTATGTATATCAAGAGATTGTAAGAAAAGCAAATGCTAATACTAATGGTGGTTTAGTTGAATATGCTTGGCCAAAGCCTGGTGAAGAGAACGCAAGTCCTAAATTTGCTTATGTAAAAAACTTCAAACCATGGGATTTTATTGTTGGAACTGGTGCTTATGTTGATAATATTGATAAGTCAGTTACAAAAATGCAAGATAGTGCAAGTGAAGAAATAACTTCTGCAATTCTTATTCTTACAATAATTACTATTATTGTAGCTATCATTGTATCTATTTTATTTATTGTAATTTCTAATAAAATAATTGTAAATCCTTTACAAAAATTCGAAGTTGGATTATTGGACTTCTTTAAATTCCTAAATAAAGAAACAGCAGATGCTAAAGAATTAGAAGTAAATTCTAAAGATGAAATTGGAACAATGTCTAAAATAGTAAATGAGAATATTGTAAAAACAAAAGATTTACTAATCCAAGACAATCACCTAATGAATGACGTAAAAGAAGTTGTAAGTGCTGTAAGTCAAGGGTACTTAGACAAAAGAGTAGAAAACTCAACTAATAATGAAGCTCTAAATGAGTTAAAAGAGTTATTAAATACAATGCTTAGTAATCTTCAATCTCTAGTGGGATTAAATATCAATACTTTAAGTGATGTATTAGACTCTTATGCAAATAGAGATTTCACTAAGACTTTAGATACTGCAACTACTGGAAAAATTGGTTCTGAGATTTATAATCTACATAAAATTATTACTTTAATGTTAAATGAAAATAATAAAGATGGAAATATCTTACAAACAAGTTCTTCTGAATTATCTATAAATGTAACTACACTATCTCAAAATGCTACAAATCAAGCAGCTTCACTTGAAGAGACAGCAGCATCTATTGAAGAGATTACTGGAAATATTGCACAAACAAATGAAAAAGCACAAACTATGCTAAAAATTTCTTCTGAAACAAAAAGTGCTTCTAGCAATGGTAAAAAATTAGCATCAGATACAGCATCTGCTATGGAAGATATTAATGATAATGTAATTGCTATTACAGAAGCTATTTCAGTAATTGATCAGATTGCATTCCAAACAAATATTCTGTCACTTAACGCAGCAGTTGAAGCAGCAACAGCAGGAGAAGCTGGTAAAGGGTTTGCCGTAGTTGCTCAAGAGGTGCGAAACTTAGCATCAAGATCAGCAGAAGCTGCAAAAGAAATCAAAGTATTAGTTGAGACTGCAACTGCTAAAGCTGACCATGGTAAAAATATCAGTTCTAATATGATTGAAGGTTTTACAGACTTAGAAAACAAAATTTTTGAAACAAATCAATTAATTGATGATGTAACAAATGCAGCAAAAGAACAAACTATTGGAATGGCTCAAATCTCTGATGCTGTAAACCAATTAGATCAATTTACTCAACAAAATGCACAAATTGCTGATAAAGCAAACCAAATTGCACAAAGAACTGATGAAATTGCAAAAGAAGTTGTAGAAAACGTACAACAGTACAAGTTTTTATAA
- a CDS encoding ABC transporter ATP-binding protein, whose translation MKNKISLKYMFDLLLENKKYLIFGQLITLIAILISVPIPLMLPVLVDEVLLDKPALFVNTIDSTFGAGNAFYYVAIVAFAVIFLRLIHFIFVVLITKIFTKISKHVTFKIRERLLNHLRLVNMNEYESLGSGAITANLITDINTLDNFIISISSKFVASVLTLFAVAIVIIAIDPILGMMILFIQPVIMLISKRISKKTGTLKKEENQSIENFQDNIGETLELFGQIKASNKEKFFFDNAINKARDIQRTSNNFNYKSVAYERFSFTVFLIAFEIFRAAGLILVEYNDLSIGMMFAMFGYIWFIMTPVQDILTIQYSYASASAAIKRINKILDLKTEKNGNEELCSEDKRVNIKLDNLCFSYNKEKTILQDISFDIPAGEKVALIGASGSGKTTLAQLISGFYSKKSGDIIYNNISIENLDRQSLRDNIFLVLQMPILFNNSLRFNITMGNESITDTQIHEALKIAQLDDVVEKMTEGLDTIVGRHGVRLSGGQRQRLSIARMIIANPAVVIFDESTSALDVHTEAKLFNALIPVLKDKTVITIAHRLSTVKNANMIYVLDDGKIVQRGKHEELEEEEGHYLQFVKNQLI comes from the coding sequence ATGAAAAATAAAATATCATTAAAATATATGTTTGATTTACTATTAGAAAATAAAAAATACCTAATATTTGGTCAATTAATAACTCTAATAGCTATTCTTATAAGTGTACCAATTCCTCTAATGCTTCCGGTGTTAGTAGATGAAGTATTATTAGACAAACCTGCCCTATTCGTAAATACTATTGATTCTACTTTTGGAGCTGGAAATGCTTTTTATTATGTAGCTATTGTGGCTTTTGCGGTAATCTTCCTAAGATTGATACATTTTATTTTTGTTGTACTAATCACTAAGATATTTACAAAAATCTCAAAACATGTAACATTTAAAATAAGAGAGAGATTACTAAATCATTTAAGATTAGTAAATATGAATGAGTATGAAAGTCTAGGTTCTGGTGCAATTACTGCTAATCTAATCACAGATATTAATACTCTTGATAATTTCATTATATCTATATCTAGTAAGTTTGTAGCTTCTGTATTGACTTTGTTTGCTGTGGCTATTGTAATTATTGCAATTGATCCAATTCTTGGAATGATGATTTTGTTTATACAACCAGTGATAATGCTAATATCAAAAAGAATATCTAAAAAAACAGGTACATTAAAAAAAGAAGAAAATCAATCCATTGAGAACTTCCAAGATAATATCGGTGAAACATTAGAGTTATTTGGACAAATCAAAGCTAGTAATAAAGAGAAGTTTTTCTTCGATAATGCTATTAATAAAGCAAGAGATATTCAAAGAACATCTAATAACTTCAATTATAAAAGCGTGGCTTATGAGAGATTTTCATTTACTGTATTTTTAATAGCCTTTGAGATATTCAGAGCTGCTGGGCTTATATTAGTAGAATACAATGATTTATCAATAGGTATGATGTTTGCAATGTTTGGGTATATCTGGTTTATTATGACACCTGTACAAGATATTCTAACTATTCAATACTCTTACGCAAGTGCAAGTGCCGCTATAAAAAGAATCAATAAAATATTAGATTTAAAAACAGAAAAAAATGGTAATGAAGAGTTATGTTCAGAAGACAAAAGAGTAAATATCAAACTAGATAATTTATGTTTCTCATACAACAAAGAAAAAACTATTCTTCAAGATATATCTTTTGATATTCCAGCAGGGGAAAAAGTAGCGTTGATTGGAGCAAGTGGAAGTGGTAAAACTACCCTAGCCCAACTAATCTCAGGATTTTACTCTAAAAAATCTGGAGATATTATCTACAATAATATAAGTATTGAGAATCTAGATAGGCAAAGTCTAAGAGATAATATCTTTCTAGTACTACAAATGCCAATACTTTTCAATAACTCACTACGATTTAACATCACAATGGGAAATGAAAGCATAACAGATACACAAATCCATGAAGCTCTTAAAATCGCCCAATTAGATGATGTAGTAGAGAAAATGACAGAAGGTCTAGACACAATAGTAGGAAGACACGGAGTTCGGCTAAGTGGTGGTCAAAGACAAAGACTATCTATTGCTAGAATGATTATTGCTAATCCTGCTGTAGTTATCTTCGATGAATCAACCTCAGCACTAGATGTACATACAGAAGCCAAACTATTCAATGCACTAATTCCAGTACTTAAAGATAAAACAGTTATTACAATCGCACACAGATTAAGTACAGTAAAAAATGCGAATATGATATATGTACTAGACGATGGCAAAATCGTACAAAGAGGAAAACACGAAGAGTTAGAAGAGGAAGAAGGTCACTATTTACAGTTCGTTAAAAATCAGTTGATTTAA
- a CDS encoding AI-2E family transporter: protein MDSSSIKNYFFFFATSIIIIAGVKVASEIVIILFLSIFIASIFSTLLSFLKRKGIPKLLSYFFVISIFVIFTLLIAYIINISLKDFASNLPFYEEKLQSLIVSSISLVEQYGYTIDQTTILDALNLSSFFGFTTNIIGSIGTFLSKFLLIIIGVAFILAESKSFETKLKVIFKYNAKKLEHFNLFSHNIQKYFLVKSTTSFLTGLIIAVVLMFFNVDYPILWGVIAMLFNFIPVVGSIIAAIPAVLLSLLNVDMNTTLILILFYVIINISISNIIEPKLMGKELGLSPLVIFFSLIFWGWILGIVGMFLAVPITMTLKIAFNSNNETTWIAILMSNLSGKEKKRQKKD, encoded by the coding sequence ATGGATTCATCAAGTATAAAAAACTATTTTTTCTTTTTCGCTACTTCTATTATCATCATTGCAGGGGTAAAAGTAGCTAGTGAGATAGTAATAATTTTATTTTTATCTATTTTTATAGCATCAATATTTTCTACATTATTATCATTTCTGAAAAGAAAAGGTATTCCAAAACTACTATCATATTTTTTCGTTATATCCATATTTGTGATATTTACCCTACTTATTGCTTATATAATCAATATATCCCTAAAAGATTTTGCTAGTAATCTTCCATTTTATGAAGAAAAGCTTCAATCTTTGATTGTTTCAAGTATTAGTTTAGTAGAGCAGTATGGTTATACTATCGATCAAACGACTATTTTAGATGCGTTAAATCTTAGTTCGTTTTTTGGGTTTACTACTAATATTATTGGAAGTATCGGGACATTTTTATCTAAGTTCTTACTTATTATTATTGGGGTTGCTTTTATTCTTGCAGAATCAAAATCTTTTGAGACAAAACTAAAAGTGATATTCAAATACAATGCCAAAAAACTAGAACATTTCAATCTATTCTCACACAATATTCAAAAATACTTTTTAGTGAAATCAACTACAAGTTTCCTAACAGGTCTTATAATAGCTGTAGTACTAATGTTTTTTAATGTGGATTATCCAATACTTTGGGGAGTTATAGCAATGCTGTTCAATTTTATTCCAGTAGTTGGGTCTATTATTGCGGCTATTCCTGCTGTATTATTATCACTTCTAAATGTAGATATGAATACAACACTTATATTGATACTATTTTATGTGATTATAAACATCTCTATTAGTAATATCATTGAGCCAAAGCTAATGGGAAAAGAGTTGGGATTATCTCCTCTTGTTATATTCTTCTCACTTATTTTTTGGGGTTGGATTCTTGGAATTGTAGGTATGTTCTTAGCAGTGCCTATTACTATGACTTTAAAAATTGCGTTTAATTCAAATAATGAAACTACATGGATAGCTATATTGATGTCAAATTTATCGGGAAAAGAAAAAAAGAGACAAAAGAAAGATTAA